The genome window GAGATCTCGATGGTGTCCCACTCGACGGGCACGCCGTGGCAGCCGTCGGCGCCGACGACCTCCAAGTGGTGGCGGATCCGCTCGGCCGTCGTGTCGTCGGTGAGCCGCTTGAGGATCTCCGCCGGGCCGCCCTCGCTCGCCCAGCTCGGCAGCAGCGCCGCCAGCGTCGTGGAGCCGGGGGTGTAGGGGTAGGTGTCCAGCGTGATGTCGGCGCCGGCCGCCAGTGCCTCGTCGAGCAGGGACAGCAGTTCGGGGGCGCGGCCCTTGTTCACGCCGAAGTTCATCGTGGCGTGGGCGAGGTGGAGCGGGCAGCCGGCCTCCCGGGCCAGGCCCACCACCTCCTCGTACGCCTCCAGGGCGCCCGCCCCGTAACTGCGGTGGTGCGGGCAGTAATAGCCGCCGTAGGACGCCACCACCCGGCACAGTTCGGTGAGTTCGGCGTCCTTCGCGTACATGCCGGGCGTGTAGGTGAGCCCGGACGACATGCCGACCGCGCCCTGTTCCATGCCCTCCGCGACCAGCCGCCGCATCCGGTCCAGCTCCTCGGGTGTCGCCTCCCGGTCCTCCCAGCCGACGGCCAGCATCCGGACCGTGCCCTGCGGGATCAGATAGGCCGCGTTGACCGCGATGCCCTCGTCCAGGCGGTCCAGGTACTCGCCCACCGAACGCCAGGTGAAGTCGATGTCGTCGCCGTACCCGTTCCAGCCGGTGATGGCGCGGCGCACCTCTTCGAGCGTGCGGTCGTCGACCGGGGCGTACGACAACCCGTCCTGCCCGATGACCTCGAGCGTCACGCCCTGTGCGGCCTTGGCGCTGTGGTCGGGGTCGCGCAGCAGGGCGAGGTCGCTGTGCGCGTGCATGTCGATGAAGCCGGGGGAGAGGGCGAGACCCTCGGCGTCCAGCTCCCGCACCGCCCGGGGGCGCTGGCAGCCCGCCTGGGCGGCCTCCTTGACGATCGAGACGATCCTGCCGTCCTTGATCGCCACATCGGCGCGGTAGGAGGGATCGCCGGTGCCGTCGACGACGTCGGCGTCCCGTATGACGAGATCGGCGAGGTCGGTGAAATCCACGGGGTCCATACCGTCCACGGGGCCTCCTCGAAGAACGTGCGATGTGGTCGACCTGGAAGAACGTGCTTTGTGGTCGACCTTGAAGAACGTGCGCTGTGGTCGGCCTAGAAGAACGTGCGGATGTAGTCGACGACCGTGCCGTCCGCCTCCGCCACCGGGATCAGCTGCCACTTGTCGAACGACGTGCACGGGTGCGACAGGCCGAGGCCGATCCAGTCGCCGACCTCCACGTCCGCCTCGGGCGTGGTGCGCAACCAGGCGTGCTGGTCGGACAGGGCGGTCACCGAGACGCCGGTGGCCGGCCGCTCCTCGCCGTCCCGGCGCACCACCTGGGCGAAGGGCAGGTCCAGGTCGTAGGCAGCGTCCCGCTTGCCCGCGTTGACGAAGGCCTGCTCGGGGGAGGGCCGGGACACCACCTGCGCCCACAGCCGGAACGCCGGCTCCAGCACGCCCTCCTCCGGGATCCGGGTGAACGGGGTGATCCTGCGGTAGTGGCCGTCGTCGTGCGAGACGTACGCGCCCGAGCGCAGCAACTTCAGGACGGTCGCGGAGAGTTCGGGGATCTCCGTGAAGACGTCCGCGACCGCGTCGAACCAGGCGCTGCCGCCCGCGCTCACCACGATCTCGTCGCATCCGGCGAAGCGCCCGGCCATGTCGAGGTCGACGGCCAGCGCGACCAGCCGGCGCAGCCACGCACGCACCCGGTCGGGGTCCGGCTGCGGCACCTCGCCCTCGTATCCGGCGACCCCGACCAGCCGCAGCGTCGTGGTGGCGGCCACCGCGTCCGCGACCGCCGCGCACTCCGCCTCCGTCCGCACACCGGTGCGGGCCCCCTCGCCGGCGGCCAGCTCCACGACCACGTCCACCGGACGGGCGGTTCCGGTCAGCGCCGCGTCCATGAGTTCTACGCCGCGTACGGAATCGACGTAACAGATGAACCGGAAGTCCGCGTCCGCCGCCAGCTGGTCGGCGACCCAGCGCAGGGCCGCCGGGTCGAGCAGTTCGTTGGCGAGGAACACCCGCTGGATCCCGAACTCCCGTGCCACGCGCACCTGGTGGGGCATCGCGAGCGTGATGCCCCACGCGCCGTGCTCGATCTGGCGGTGGAAGAGCTGCGGTGCCATCGACGTCTTGCCGTGCGGGGCGAAGGCGAGGCCATGGCGGGCCGCGTACGTCTCCATGAGCGTCAGGTTGTGCTCAAGGCGCTCGGCGGAGAGGGCCAGCACGGGTGTCGTGAATCCGCCGGTGAACAGATTGCGGCGCTGGGCGGCCAGCTCGCCGACGGTCAGGCCCTCGGCATCCGGCGGGAGGCCCTTGAAGCGGTGGTCGACGCGTTCATCGGCCAGGTGGACGAGCGCCTCGGTGCCCATGGAGCCTCCTGATCTGGGCCGTTGCACTGCTTGCAACGGCCATTGCATGTATCGCTTACGGCTGTCTAACATCTCGGCCGACGCGGGGTCAACGGACACCGACCGGACCCGCACCCCACAGAGGAGCTACGACCATCGTGACCACCGGCGGATCCCGCAAGGCCCCCGACGTCGTGGACGTCGTCGCGCTCGGCGAGTCCATGGTCACGTTCCTGCCCACGGTGCCGGGGCGGCTCGCCGACGTTCCGTCCTTCGAGCGCGCCATCGGCGGCGCCGAGTCCAACGTGGCCTGCGTGCTCGCGGCCGCCGGGCACTCCGCGCGCTGGGTGAGCCGGGTCGGCGCGGACGGCTTCGGCGACCACCTCGTCGCGACGATCGGGGCGTACGGCGTCGACGTGTCGTCCGTACGGCGGGACGCGGCGCGGCCCACCGGGGTCTACTTCCGCACGGCCGGGGACCGGGCCACCGACGCCCACGAGGTGGCGTACTACCGGGCCGGCTCGGCGGCCTCCGCGATGACGGTGGACACCGTCGACCTGGACGCCGTGCGCGCCGGCCGCGTGCTGCACCTGTCCGGGATCACGGCCGCGCTGTCCGGGCCCTGCCTGGACCTGCTGCGCGAGCTGACCGCGCCCAGCCTCGGCCGCCCGCTGGTCTCCTTCGACGTCAACCTCCGTCCCGGACTCTGGCGCGACGCGGCGGGAGCCCGGGTGCTGCTGGAACTGGCGCGGGGCGCGGACATCGTGTTCGTGGGGGACGACGAGGCACGCGAGGCGTGGGGACTGCACGGCGCCCGGGCCGTCCGGGAGGCGCTGCCCGAACCGGAGATCGTCGTCGTCAAGCAGGGCCGGGGCGGGGCGACGGCGCTCGGCAAGGACACCGACGGCGCGGGCGAGGACGCCACGGGCGCCGCCACCTTCGTGCCCGCGCTGGACGTCGACGTCGTGGCCGCCGTCGGAGCCGGGGACGCCTTCGCCGCCGGTTTTCTCTCCGCGACCCTGCGCGGACTGCCCGTCCGGGACCGGCTGCGCCACGGCCACCTGATGGCCGCCGCCGCGCTCACCGTCCCCGGCGACCTCGCCACGCCCCCCGCCCGCGACCACGCCGACCGCCTGGCCGCCCTCGACGACACCGCGTGGGGGACACTTCGACTCGGCCCCGGCTGGACCGAAGCCGCACCGCGGGCCGAGGAGGAGGTAGTCACGCCATGAGCCAGACCGTCGACCGGGCGCTGAGCATCCTGCCGCTGCTCGCGGAGGGACCCGCCGATCTCGGGCAGGTCGCCGACCGGCTCGGCGTGCACAAGTCCACCGCGCTACGCCTGCTGCGGACCCTCGACGAGCACGGCCTGGTCTACCGCCAGTCCGACCAGCGCTACCGCCTCGGCGCCCGTCTCTTCGCCCTCGCCCAGGAGGCGATGGAGAACCTCGACATCCGCGAGATCGCCCACCCCCACCTCGTCCGCCTCAACGAGGAGTGCGGCCACACCGTGCACCTCGCCGTCTACGAGGAGAACGAGGTGCTGTACATCGACAAGGTGGACAGCCGCTACCCGGTCCGCATGTACTCCCGGATCGGCAAGCCCGTCGCCATCACCGTCGCGGCCGTGGCCAAGCTGCTCCTCGCCGACCTGCCCGACGCCGAGCGCCGCGCCCTCGCGGAGAAGCTCGACTACCCCCACTACACGGCCCGTTCCACCCCCAACGCTGCAGCGTTCCTGCGCGAGTTGGAGCAGGTGCGCGAACAGGGCTGGGCCACCGACCTCGGCGGCCACGAGGAGTCCATCAACTGCGTCGCCGCCCCCATCTGCGGCGCCGACGGACGGGTGGTCGCCGCCATGTCGGTCTCCGCACCGAACGTCGTCGTCACCGCCGAGGAACTCCTCACCCTGCTCCCGCAGGTGCGCCGTACCGCGGACGCGATCAGCGGCGAGTACTCCGGCAGAACACCAGTAAGGGACCCCGAATGACGGACAAGATCGCCCTCACCCCGAAGACCCACACCACCCCGCCCGCGAAGTTCTCGCACGGCGTGAAGAAGGGGAACATCCTCCAGGTCGCCGGCCAGGTCGGTTTCCTGCCCACCGAGGAGGGCAAGCCGCCCACGCCCGCGGGGCCCACCCTGCGCGAGCAGACCCTCCAGACCCTCGCCAACGTCAAGGCGATCCTTGATGAGGGCGGCGCGACCTGGGACGACGTGATGATGATCCGCGTCTATCTGACGGACGTCGACCACTTCGCGGAGATGAACGAGATCTACAACGCCTACTTCGAGGAGCAGGGCCTCACCCAGCCGCCCGCCGCCCGGACGACCGTCTACGTGGGCCTCCCGGCCGGCCTGCTGATCGAGATCGACGCGCTGGCCGTCCTCGGCTGACGCCCCGTCGGCTCCCGCTCACTCCCGCACTCCGTACGCCGTCACGGCGCGGTGCCCACCACCCCTGGGACACCGTGCCGCGATCACCCCTGCCCCGAACCCCATGGAATTACGAGAAGCAAGAGGACCCCCTGTCATGCCCATGCCCTTCTCCTCGCTCGCGGCGTCCCCCACGCCACCACCCCCACCCCACACCGGCGGCCTGCTCGCCCTCGTCCACGGCACCGCCGGCCTGCTCACCGTCGCCGCGCTCGGTATCGTGCTGCTGCTCGTCCTGATCATCAAGGTGAGACTCCAGCCCTTCGTGGCGCTGCTCGCGGTCTCCATAGCCGTCGGCCTCGGCGCGGGCCTGTCGGTCACCGAACTCTTCGGCACGGTCCAGCGCTCCGACGCCGTCTCCCTCATCGAGTCCGGCATGGGCGGCACCCTCGGCCATGTCGCCATCATCATCGGACTCGGCACGATGCTCGGTGCGGTCCTCGAGGTCTCCGGCGGCGCCGAAGTGCTGGCGTCCAGACTGCTGGGCCTGTTCGGCGAGCGGCGCGCACCCCTCGCCATGGGCCTGACCGGCCTGATCTTCGGCATCCCGGTCTTCTTCGACGTCGGCATCTTCGTCCTCGCGCCGATCGTGTACGCGGCGGCGAAGCGGGGCGGCAAGTCGATCCTGCTCTACTGCCTGCCGCTGCTCGCGGGCCTGTCCATGACCCACGCGTTCCTGCCGCCGCACCCGGGCCCGGTCGCCGCCGCCGGTCTGCTCAAGGTCGACCTCGGCATGGTCATCCTGATGGGTGTCCTCTGCGGCATCCCGGCCGTGCTGGCCGCGTGGGCGTGGTCCGCGTGGATCGGCCGGCGGATCTTCGTCCCGGTGCCGCAGGACATGGTCGAGGCGGCCGAGGAGGCGAAGGCGGCGCTCGAGCGGGAGCAGCGGGCGGCCGGTGTGACACCGCCGGAGAAGCCCGTACCGCTCTCGATCGTCTTCACGATCATCGGTACACCCCTGGTCCTGATCCTCCTGGCCACCTTCTCCTCGATCGCCTTCGACCCTTCGACACCCCGCTCGGTCATCGAGTTCTTCGGCCACCCCTTCGTGGCGCTGACGATCGCGCTGCTGCTGGCGTACTACCTGCTGGGCATCCGTCGCGGCTGGTCCCGCAAGTCGCTGGAGACGGTGTCCACCGCCTCGCTCAAGCCGGTCGGCAACATCCTGCTGGTGGTCGGCGCGGGCGGGGTCTTCGGCGCGGTCCTCAAGGGCAGCGGGGTCGCGCAGGCGCTCTCCGACACCTTCCACGACGTGGGTCTGCCGGTGATCGTGCTGGCGTACCTGATCTCCCTGGTCCTGCGTGTGGCCCAGGGCTCGGCGACGGTCGCGATCGTCACGACGGCGGGCATCGTCGCGCCGCTGCTGACGGAGGACCACCACTCGCAGGCGTTCACGGCCTTGGTCATCATGGCCATCTCGGCCGGCTCGATCTTCGCCTCGCACGTCAACGACGGCGGCTTCTGGATGGTCGCCAAGTACTTCGGGATCAGCGAACGGGACACGCTGCGGACGTGGACCGTGCTGGAGAGCGTGCTGTCGGTGGCCGGGTTCGCGGTGGCGGCGGTGGTGAGCCTCTTCGTCTAGCCGTCCGGTGATACGACATGAGGGCCGGACGCAAGACACCCGGGACGTAGGACATCGGGCTGGATTCGTATAACGATGCAGGGGCTGGCTGTGTCCGGCACAGGATCTTGGACCATACTGCCCGCTGTGGAGCAGCGCATTGGTTCGAGCAGCCAGCCCCTGGACGGCGCCGGGATCGACCCGGCCTTCATCCCCGGGCTCACCTCACCCGTGTCCGTGGACCAGAAGGACTCCGTCGAACCGGACGACTCCGTGGAGCCGGAGGACTCCGTAGAGCCGGAAAATGTGGTTCCGGAGAAGGAGGCCGCCGTCGGGGCACCGGAGCAGGAGGCCGCCGCCGAGGAAGTCCCCGGCGAGGAGTCCCCCGGCGGGGAGCAAGAGGCCCCTGACGGCCCGGTGTTCGAGGCCGCGGACCGCCGCGCCCGGATCGTCGCCGACCGCAGCGGTGTACGACTCCGCCTGGACGACCAGGAGTGCGAGTTCCGCTGGGACGAGATCGGCGCAGTGGAGACGGAGACCGCGCGCTTCGGGAAGCGGTTCACGGTGACCGTGCACACCCCGGAACGCCGCTGGTACCCCATCGAGATCGAGGCCGACTCCCGCGCACGCTTCGAGGAGTGGGAGACCCGGCTCGACGAGGTGCTGGACGCGTACTTCGAGGACGGCGAGGAGGAACCCGCCGCCGTCGAGAAGGACGACGACTGACCATGGGATTCGGTCCCCCTGGATACGGGCCTGCTGGACACAATCCCCCTGTATCCGGTCCCCCTGTATCCGGTCCCCCTGTATCCGGTCCCCCCGTATCCGGTCCCCCTGGATACGGCCACCCCTCGCCACCGGCCGGACCGCCGGGCTTCGGACCGCCGCCACCGGCCTACACCCCTTACCCGTCGTACGCTCCCTCGGCACCCCAGGTGCCATCTGGACCCGACTTCCTGGCCGCCGACCGTCACAACTCGGTCGTGGTGGACGCCGCGGGCGTCGCCTTCGAGATGCGCGGTCTGACGGCGGACTTCCCGTGGCCGGTGATCCGTAGCGTCCACTACCGCCCCGGTGCCGACGAGAAGGTGCTGATGGTGGCGGTCGTGCACGTCGACGGCCGCGTGTTCGAGTGCGTGGTGAACGCCAAACGCCGCGAGGAGTCGCAGCAGTGGTTCGCCCAACTGGCGGCAGTGCTAGGGCACTACCGCCCGATGGGCTGACTCACAGGCAGCCGGTCCGCCCGCTCCGTCCGCTCCGTGTCCGTGGGCACGCCGACCGCTGTCCACGCCCGGAGCACCGCGTCGCGCTCCTTCGTGCCAAGGCGTGGAGTCCCCGTCCGATCAACTCGGCTGAGCCGAATTCAGGCCCACCCGCCATATCCTCCTTCAGCATGTCGTCATGGTCCTCAGTTGGCGTGTCCGGAACGGCATCCCAGCCGCGCCGGTTAATCTTCGGGCCCGAG of Streptomyces cynarae contains these proteins:
- a CDS encoding N-acyl-D-amino-acid deacylase family protein, whose protein sequence is MDPVDFTDLADLVIRDADVVDGTGDPSYRADVAIKDGRIVSIVKEAAQAGCQRPRAVRELDAEGLALSPGFIDMHAHSDLALLRDPDHSAKAAQGVTLEVIGQDGLSYAPVDDRTLEEVRRAITGWNGYGDDIDFTWRSVGEYLDRLDEGIAVNAAYLIPQGTVRMLAVGWEDREATPEELDRMRRLVAEGMEQGAVGMSSGLTYTPGMYAKDAELTELCRVVASYGGYYCPHHRSYGAGALEAYEEVVGLAREAGCPLHLAHATMNFGVNKGRAPELLSLLDEALAAGADITLDTYPYTPGSTTLAALLPSWASEGGPAEILKRLTDDTTAERIRHHLEVVGADGCHGVPVEWDTIEISGVTDPALASYVGRTVQESADRRGESPWTVARRLLTGDRLGSTILQHVGHEENVRAIMRHRVHTGGSDGILQGDKPHPRAYGTFPEYLGRYVRDLGVLSLEECVAHLTGRPAARLRLPDRGLVREGHRADLVLFDPATVAAGSTFERPRTLPTGIPYVLIDGRFVIEDGRRTDVLAGRSVRRTPV
- a CDS encoding amino acid deaminase; this translates as MGTEALVHLADERVDHRFKGLPPDAEGLTVGELAAQRRNLFTGGFTTPVLALSAERLEHNLTLMETYAARHGLAFAPHGKTSMAPQLFHRQIEHGAWGITLAMPHQVRVAREFGIQRVFLANELLDPAALRWVADQLAADADFRFICYVDSVRGVELMDAALTGTARPVDVVVELAAGEGARTGVRTEAECAAVADAVAATTTLRLVGVAGYEGEVPQPDPDRVRAWLRRLVALAVDLDMAGRFAGCDEIVVSAGGSAWFDAVADVFTEIPELSATVLKLLRSGAYVSHDDGHYRRITPFTRIPEEGVLEPAFRLWAQVVSRPSPEQAFVNAGKRDAAYDLDLPFAQVVRRDGEERPATGVSVTALSDQHAWLRTTPEADVEVGDWIGLGLSHPCTSFDKWQLIPVAEADGTVVDYIRTFF
- a CDS encoding sugar kinase, giving the protein MTTGGSRKAPDVVDVVALGESMVTFLPTVPGRLADVPSFERAIGGAESNVACVLAAAGHSARWVSRVGADGFGDHLVATIGAYGVDVSSVRRDAARPTGVYFRTAGDRATDAHEVAYYRAGSAASAMTVDTVDLDAVRAGRVLHLSGITAALSGPCLDLLRELTAPSLGRPLVSFDVNLRPGLWRDAAGARVLLELARGADIVFVGDDEAREAWGLHGARAVREALPEPEIVVVKQGRGGATALGKDTDGAGEDATGAATFVPALDVDVVAAVGAGDAFAAGFLSATLRGLPVRDRLRHGHLMAAAALTVPGDLATPPARDHADRLAALDDTAWGTLRLGPGWTEAAPRAEEEVVTP
- a CDS encoding IclR family transcriptional regulator, which translates into the protein MSQTVDRALSILPLLAEGPADLGQVADRLGVHKSTALRLLRTLDEHGLVYRQSDQRYRLGARLFALAQEAMENLDIREIAHPHLVRLNEECGHTVHLAVYEENEVLYIDKVDSRYPVRMYSRIGKPVAITVAAVAKLLLADLPDAERRALAEKLDYPHYTARSTPNAAAFLRELEQVREQGWATDLGGHEESINCVAAPICGADGRVVAAMSVSAPNVVVTAEELLTLLPQVRRTADAISGEYSGRTPVRDPE
- a CDS encoding RidA family protein translates to MTDKIALTPKTHTTPPAKFSHGVKKGNILQVAGQVGFLPTEEGKPPTPAGPTLREQTLQTLANVKAILDEGGATWDDVMMIRVYLTDVDHFAEMNEIYNAYFEEQGLTQPPAARTTVYVGLPAGLLIEIDALAVLG
- a CDS encoding GntP family permease, which translates into the protein MPFSSLAASPTPPPPPHTGGLLALVHGTAGLLTVAALGIVLLLVLIIKVRLQPFVALLAVSIAVGLGAGLSVTELFGTVQRSDAVSLIESGMGGTLGHVAIIIGLGTMLGAVLEVSGGAEVLASRLLGLFGERRAPLAMGLTGLIFGIPVFFDVGIFVLAPIVYAAAKRGGKSILLYCLPLLAGLSMTHAFLPPHPGPVAAAGLLKVDLGMVILMGVLCGIPAVLAAWAWSAWIGRRIFVPVPQDMVEAAEEAKAALEREQRAAGVTPPEKPVPLSIVFTIIGTPLVLILLATFSSIAFDPSTPRSVIEFFGHPFVALTIALLLAYYLLGIRRGWSRKSLETVSTASLKPVGNILLVVGAGGVFGAVLKGSGVAQALSDTFHDVGLPVIVLAYLISLVLRVAQGSATVAIVTTAGIVAPLLTEDHHSQAFTALVIMAISAGSIFASHVNDGGFWMVAKYFGISERDTLRTWTVLESVLSVAGFAVAAVVSLFV